GTAGAGAAACATTAGAACGTTTGTGCAGAGCGAGTGGTGGTCATGTACGAGATTTGCTCAGGTTGCTTAACACCTGGATTCAGGAGGAAATGACACTGCCACTTTCCCGTAATACCCTGGAGCAAGTGATTCGCTCTCGACGCAATGAGATGACGATGCCGATTTCGGATTCGGAGTGGGAGTTACTACGTTATGTTAAGCAAAAGAAGAAAGTCAGCGATGACCAAGGATACCAAAAGCTAATCCGTAGTAGATTTGTATTTGAATATCGAGATGGGGGCGAATCCTGGTTTGATTTAAATCCCATTTTGGCAGAGGCAACGGAGTTGAGTAGTTGAGGGAGTAGTGAACTTTTTACTAGGGGGAAAGGGTAAAGGGAGCAAGTATAAAAGCTTTTCCCCACAAGGTATAGAACAAGTATTTTTAAATGTGGAGAACCTTAAAGAAGATGATGCCGCCATGTAGAAAGGAGAATTAGCGTATAACTACTTGAAATCCCTGTTTCCTAATTAATTAGTTCCCTTTCCCCTTTTACCTTTCCCCGTTTCCCTTCTTCAATTCTATGAGTACACCGCACCAATCAGATGAACCCCCAAATTATGAGCGATCGCTACAACAGCTAGCTTGGACGCTTCAAGCTTCGGTGGGACAATTTAAGTTGATTTGGGCGCGGTGTAACTACAGTGATTTACGAAGTCGCTTAATAGAAAGGTTAAGCGAAATCTGTAAAATTAAAATTCAGGTACTGCAACTTAAAGAATCAGAAAGAACGCTATTTACTGCAATCCGTTCAGAATTACAGCCAGATGCCCAAGCTCTAATGATTGTGGGCTGGGAATCATTGCAGGACTTACCGCAGATGCTGACAAGTGCTAATCAGGTGCGCGAAGAATTTCGCAAAAACTTATCTATTCCCGTAGTCGTGTGGATTAGTGAAGAAATCCACCACACCATCATGGAGATTGCCCCTGACTTGGAAAGCTGGGGAACTAGCAGAAGTTTTGCGATCGCGCCTGATGATTTAACCCAATTTATTAACCAACTGGCTAAGGAATATTTTGGGAGTAAATTAAGTATAAATGATTACTCTTTACTAGAGTTAGAATTAGAGGCAGCACAGAGAGAATTGCGGTCTAATGACCAGGAAACAGAAGCTAATTTAGCCTCTGTGCTAGGTTTTGTAAAACAAACTAACAAGAAAATAGACCATGCTTTAAAGTATTACCAGAAAGCCTTATTGCTATGGCAGCAACTGAATAATGCCAAAAAGCAAGGAAATACTCTTGGTGAAATAGCTTATTGTTATTATCTCAAAGCTTTCAAAAATAAAGATACCAGCCACCCAGACTGGCAAGCAACTCGGCAGTATACGCAAGAATACATTACATTTCTCAACGAAGCTAATAGTCCAGATTTAATTGCTAGCTCTATTACCAAATTTGGTTACATACTACGTGATTTGAAAGAGTGGGAGCAACTCAAAAATTTAGCTCAGCAGGCTTTACAAGTACACCAAGCTAACATTCAGCTTATAGAGTTAGCTTTAGATTACGGGTTTTTAGCCCAGGTTGCGCTGGCTCAGTCACGCTGGAGCGAAGCTAAACAATTAGCACTTCTAGCATTAGATGTCTTACCAATAAATTCTAGGACAGAGGTAGTACCTGACCTCTTGCAAGAATCTGTAGAATTACATAATTCGAGCTTTTATAAATATATTTTGGCACAGGCTGAATATGAATTAGGCGAACCCCAACAGGCAATTCAAAACTTAGAAGTTGCAAGAGATGGTAGCAGTCCTATTAAAGATTTACAGCTTCATCTGGATATTCTTAGTTACTTGCAGCGCGTCTACTTTGAGAAAAAAGAATATCTCAAAGCTTATGAAACAAAACAGCAGCAGAGGTCTATTGAGCAGCAGTTTGGGTTACGAGCGTTTATTGGTGCAGGTCGATTACAGTCCACAAAGCTTACTCAAATAGCCCTGAACAAAACTGACATTCAAGAAAACATTGCTCCTGAAATCGCTGCATCAGGTCGCCTATTGGATGTAGAGAGATTAGTAGAACGTCTGGGGCGGCATGATCACAAACTAATAGTTATTCATGGGCAATCAGGTGTAGGTAAAAGTTCGTTAGTGAATGCTGGGTTAGTTCCGGCTTTAAAGAATAAAAGCGTAGGCATTCAAGACTATCTACCTGTAGCAATGCGAGTTTACACCAATTGGGTGGAAGAACTTGGGCGCTCATTGCAGCAGGCTTTGCATGAAAGGAGGGGAGCCGTAAATGAGCAAGCTTTAGAATTTGAGGTTGACGCTTTAATTGCCCAACTGCGTGAAAATGAACAGCACAATCTCAGAACAGTGCTGATTTTTGACCAGTTTGAGGAGTTTTTCTTTGTTTACACCGAACCAAAGTACAGACAGCAATTTTTTGAGTTTTTAGGAGAATGCCTGAATATTCTATCAGTGAAAATAATTTTGTCACTGCGGATTGATTATTTGCATTATTTGCTGGAGTGTGATGATTTACCCAGCATGACAATTATTGGTAATGACCTTCTTGGTAAAAACGTACTTTACAAGTTAGGAAATTTCTCAGCTGATGATACCAAGTCAATTATCAAACGTTTAATAGGAACTACCAGTTTTCACTTAGATCCTGATTTAATTGACCAGCTAGTGGAGGATTTGGCCGTAGAATTAGGCGAAGTACGTCCCATTGAATTACAGATAGTGGGATCGCAACTACAAACAGAGAACATAACGACTCTGGCAGAATATCAACAGCGTGGAACGAAAGAAGAACTAGTTAAACGCTATTTGGCTGAGGTGGTTAATGATTGTGGTGTAGAGAACCAACAGATAGCCGAATTTTTGTTGTACTTGCTGACAGATGAAAAAGGGACTCGTCCACTTAAAACGCGTGTTGAAATAGAACTAGAACTACAAGCATTAGCCGCAGAGATAGCCACGAATAGCAATAGTTTAGATTTGGTGTTAGAAATTTTAGTCAAATCTGGTTTGGTGATTTTGTTACCAGAGAATCGGGCTAATCGTTATCAGCTAGTACATGATTACATCGCTGTGCTTGTTCGCCAGCAGCAGGAGCCGAAGTTAAATCAGTTGATGGCTCAACTAGAACAAGAAAAGCAGCAAAGAAGGCTCAGTGAAGAACAAAGAAGACTCAGTGAAGAACAAAGAAAACTCAGTGAAGAACAAAGAAAACTTGGTGAAGTCAAACTTAATAGTTTTTTGAAACGCGCTCTGTTTGGTTCAGTTGCAGCCGGAGTAGTCTTAGCTGTGCTGGCAGTTACAGCGTTCTTTCAAACACAGCAAGCCAAAGAACAGAAAAAACTTGCTCAAGAACAAAGAAATCAAGCCACAATTAACGAGATTAAAGCATTAGCTAATTCTAGTGAAGCACTTTTGCTTTCAGAACAAAACTTTGATGCTTTAATACAATCCTTAAAAGCAGGGGGAAATCTTAAGAATGCAGAAGTTTCAAAATCAAATAATATCCGGATGCAGACAATTATAGCGCTACGGGAAGCGAGCTATTTACAATTAGGCGAAAATCAATTTAGAGAACGTAACCGTTTAGAGGGGCATAGCGGTGCAATCCGGGGTGTAAGTTTCAGTCCGGATAACCAGACCATCGCCACTGCAAGTGATGACAGTACAGTAAAACTGTGGGATAGGAGTGGCAAGGAACTTAAAACACTCAAGGGGCATAGCGGTTTTGTCTTAAGTGTAAGTTTCAGTCCGGATAACCAGACCATCGCCACTGCAAGTTTAGACAATACAGTAAAACTGTGGGATAGGAGTGGCAAGGAACTTAAAACACTCAAGGGGCATAGCGGTGCAATCCGGGGTGTAAGTTTCAGTCCGGATAACCAGACCATCACCACTGCAAGTCAGGACGGTACAGTAAAACTGTGGGATAGGAGTGGCAATCTAGTTAAAACACTTAAGGGGCATAGCGATGCAGTCAATAGTGTAAGTTTCAGTCCGGATAACCAGACCATCGCCACTGCAAGTTATGACGGTACAGTAAAACTGTGGGATAAGAGTGGCAATCTAGTTAAAACACTCAAGGGGCATAGCGGTTATGTCAATAGTGTAAGTTTCAGTCCGGATAACCAGACCATTGCCACTGCAAGTTCTGACGGTACAGTAAAACTGTGGGATAGGAGTGGCAATCTAGTTAAAACACTTAGGGGGCATAGCGATGCAGTCAATAGTGTAAGTTTCAGTCCGGATAACCAGACCATCGCCACTGCTAGTTCTGACAATACAGTAAAACTGTGGGATAGGAGTGGCAAGGAACTTAAAACACTCAAGGGGCATAGCGGTGCAGTCTGGGGTGTAAGTTTCAGTCCGGATAATCAGACCATCGCCACTGCAAGTTATGACGGTACAGTAAAACTGTGGGATAGGAGTGGCAAGGAACTTAAAACACTTGAGGGTCATAGCTATGGAGTCAGAAGTGTAAGTTTCAGTCCGGATAACCAGACCATCGCCACTGCTAGTTCTGACAATACAGTAAAACTGTGGGATAGGAGTGGCAAGGAACTTAAAACACTCAAGGGGCATAGTGGTGCAGTCAATAGTGTAAGTTTCAGTCCGGATAACCAGACCATCGCCACTGCAAGTGATGACAGTACAGTAAAACTGTGGGATAGGAGTGGCACTCTATTTAAAACACTCAAGGGGCATAGTGGTGCAGTCAATAGTGTAAGTTTCAGTCCGGATAACCAGACCATTGCCACTGCAAGTTATGACAACACAGTAAAACTGTGGGATAAGAGTGGCAATCTAGTTAAAACACTCAAGGGGCATAGCGGTGCAATCCGGGGTGTAAGTTTCAGTCCGGATAACCAGACCATCGCCACTGCTAGTTCTGACAATACAGTAAAACTGTGGGATAGGAGTGGCAAGGAACTTAAAACACTCAAGGGGCATAGCGGTGCAATCCGGGGTGTAAGTTTCAGTCCGGATAACCAGACCATCGCCACTGCTAGTTCTGACAATACAGTAAAACTGTGGGATAGGAGTGGCAAGGAACTTAAAACACTTAAGGGGCATAGCGATGCAGTCAATAGTGTAAGTTTCAGTCCGGATAACCAGACCATCGCCACTGCAAGTTCTGACAATACAGTAAAACTGTGGGATAGGAGCGGCAAGGAACTTAAAACACTCAAGGGGCATAGCGATGCAGTCAATAGTGTAAGTTTCAGTCCGGATAACCAGACCATCGCCACTGCAAGTTCTGACAGAACAGTAGTTTTATGGGATTTAAATTTAGATAATTTATTAAAAGATGGTTGTAATTGGCTGAATAATTATCTAGCTATTCATCCTGATACCTTGGAAGAATTATCAGCTTGCCAGATTTCAGAAATTAAAAAACAAGCGGCTAGTGCGTTAGTTGCACAAGGTGAAAACTTAGCACGCAAAGGTAATATCCAAGCTGCTGTTACTAAGTTTCACAAAGCACAGCAGTGGAATGTTGATTTAAAACTTAACCCAACTGACCCAGGTAAAAAAGCGCAGCAATTAGCTGATTCTTCTTCTCTAGTTGCTCAGGGTGAAGAGTTAGCACAAGCAGGTGATCTTGAGAGTGCAGTTGTTGATTTTCAAAAAGCTTTGAAACTAGATTATAAATTAGAGATTGAGCCAAGGACGAAAGCTGCCTCAATTTTGATTGACACAGGTACAAGTCTTGTTTTCAAAGAAAAGTTTAAAGAAGCGTTAGAAGCTTATAATAAAGCCCAAGCATTTGATAGTAAAATAGAAATATCTGCTGAAAATTGGAACTCACTTTGTTGGCAAGGTAGCTTAAAAAGACAAGCCAACATTGTGTTACCTGCCTGCAACAAAGCCGTAGCACTTTCGCCAGATAATCGCATCCAAGACAGCCGTGGGTTAGCCAGAGCGTTGACAGGGGACTTCGAAGGAGCAATTACAGACTTTGAGGCCTACATTGTTCAGGCTGATGATAAAGATACTAAAGTACAACGGCAACGCTGGGTGAAAGAGTTACGGGCTGGCAAAAATCCGTTTACAGATGCAGAACTCAAGAAACTGAGTGGCGAGTAGATGATTTTTACAACTGCACAGTAGAGTTTGCTACAGCCTTCTCCACCTCACCAAACACCGCCACACACTCCCCGCTGAAGACCTTCTGCACCCGCCTCCCAAGCATACCACCAGAAACCCCCCTGGTTCCCAATAGTCCGTCACTACTCCGGGTTGTCATTGGCGGGAAGTGAGGTTGTAGACTTGCACCTGTGTTCCGATGCCTACGGCGGGCGGTTACGCCATCGCCACATCTGCAATAACCTCCACGTTCTTCCAGCCGGGAGGAAGGTAGTCGTAGCTCTTAACCCCGCCAAGCAGTTCAGGAATGGTCAAGTGTTCAGTAGTAGATTTGACTGGTGGAAGGGTACTCTCATTGCCAGTAACCAAAGATTCAACTGTAGATTGTTCCCTTGAAAGACAAGAGTTTGGGCAATTGCACCTTTACTAATGCTGGCTTGTGGTGTGATTGACTCTGTAATGTTACGCTTATAAAATTGTTGTAGAACTGTATCAGTATATTTTAGGGTATCGGTTAATCCGCTACCCTTATTTAATTGGGTAGGCGTGAGTATAAACCCATTTTGTGATCCATTTGTGGACATTTGGTCAGCCACTAACCCAACTTCTCCACCCCATAATTCCGGCAGCGATGCCTCCGGCAACGTCAAGGACGAACGCTCAAACACCTCCTGCCCAACGATATGGCTGTGACAGAAATCCCCAATTTTCTCAAAACACAACAAGGTAATATCTGCACACGAAAAGCTGCTGTCTCCGAACCCAAAGCTCAATCAACTGCTGCCGCTCCTGAAGAATCAGCAGAAACCAACGCTCATACTCAAGTTCAGGTAGTAGGATTGCTAGCACAGATAG
This portion of the Nostoc sp. UHCC 0302 genome encodes:
- a CDS encoding ribosome assembly protein 4, which produces MSTPHQSDEPPNYERSLQQLAWTLQASVGQFKLIWARCNYSDLRSRLIERLSEICKIKIQVLQLKESERTLFTAIRSELQPDAQALMIVGWESLQDLPQMLTSANQVREEFRKNLSIPVVVWISEEIHHTIMEIAPDLESWGTSRSFAIAPDDLTQFINQLAKEYFGSKLSINDYSLLELELEAAQRELRSNDQETEANLASVLGFVKQTNKKIDHALKYYQKALLLWQQLNNAKKQGNTLGEIAYCYYLKAFKNKDTSHPDWQATRQYTQEYITFLNEANSPDLIASSITKFGYILRDLKEWEQLKNLAQQALQVHQANIQLIELALDYGFLAQVALAQSRWSEAKQLALLALDVLPINSRTEVVPDLLQESVELHNSSFYKYILAQAEYELGEPQQAIQNLEVARDGSSPIKDLQLHLDILSYLQRVYFEKKEYLKAYETKQQQRSIEQQFGLRAFIGAGRLQSTKLTQIALNKTDIQENIAPEIAASGRLLDVERLVERLGRHDHKLIVIHGQSGVGKSSLVNAGLVPALKNKSVGIQDYLPVAMRVYTNWVEELGRSLQQALHERRGAVNEQALEFEVDALIAQLRENEQHNLRTVLIFDQFEEFFFVYTEPKYRQQFFEFLGECLNILSVKIILSLRIDYLHYLLECDDLPSMTIIGNDLLGKNVLYKLGNFSADDTKSIIKRLIGTTSFHLDPDLIDQLVEDLAVELGEVRPIELQIVGSQLQTENITTLAEYQQRGTKEELVKRYLAEVVNDCGVENQQIAEFLLYLLTDEKGTRPLKTRVEIELELQALAAEIATNSNSLDLVLEILVKSGLVILLPENRANRYQLVHDYIAVLVRQQQEPKLNQLMAQLEQEKQQRRLSEEQRRLSEEQRKLSEEQRKLGEVKLNSFLKRALFGSVAAGVVLAVLAVTAFFQTQQAKEQKKLAQEQRNQATINEIKALANSSEALLLSEQNFDALIQSLKAGGNLKNAEVSKSNNIRMQTIIALREASYLQLGENQFRERNRLEGHSGAIRGVSFSPDNQTIATASDDSTVKLWDRSGKELKTLKGHSGFVLSVSFSPDNQTIATASLDNTVKLWDRSGKELKTLKGHSGAIRGVSFSPDNQTITTASQDGTVKLWDRSGNLVKTLKGHSDAVNSVSFSPDNQTIATASYDGTVKLWDKSGNLVKTLKGHSGYVNSVSFSPDNQTIATASSDGTVKLWDRSGNLVKTLRGHSDAVNSVSFSPDNQTIATASSDNTVKLWDRSGKELKTLKGHSGAVWGVSFSPDNQTIATASYDGTVKLWDRSGKELKTLEGHSYGVRSVSFSPDNQTIATASSDNTVKLWDRSGKELKTLKGHSGAVNSVSFSPDNQTIATASDDSTVKLWDRSGTLFKTLKGHSGAVNSVSFSPDNQTIATASYDNTVKLWDKSGNLVKTLKGHSGAIRGVSFSPDNQTIATASSDNTVKLWDRSGKELKTLKGHSGAIRGVSFSPDNQTIATASSDNTVKLWDRSGKELKTLKGHSDAVNSVSFSPDNQTIATASSDNTVKLWDRSGKELKTLKGHSDAVNSVSFSPDNQTIATASSDRTVVLWDLNLDNLLKDGCNWLNNYLAIHPDTLEELSACQISEIKKQAASALVAQGENLARKGNIQAAVTKFHKAQQWNVDLKLNPTDPGKKAQQLADSSSLVAQGEELAQAGDLESAVVDFQKALKLDYKLEIEPRTKAASILIDTGTSLVFKEKFKEALEAYNKAQAFDSKIEISAENWNSLCWQGSLKRQANIVLPACNKAVALSPDNRIQDSRGLARALTGDFEGAITDFEAYIVQADDKDTKVQRQRWVKELRAGKNPFTDAELKKLSGE